GTGGCTGTAGCAGATGCTGCGGTTTTGGACTCTGCCGTTAAAAGCTAATCATTGAGGCTGAAGATTACAGACAAAAGCCTAGAACAATGAACGAATGTACTCTTTTACTCGGTCGATGTGTTCGTTTGGTTCAATCTTGCAACGCTGTTTAGTCTCTAGGAATCGCTCAGCGTATTTGTCATAGATTTTGTTTTCTAAAAACAGCAAATACAGTTTTGGATCGATATGACCGCTGGTGGCCATGTCGGTCATGATATTGAGTGATTCGCTTAGGAGTTTGCCTTTCTTATACGGGCGATCACTGGAGGTGAGCGCTTCGAATACATCGGCAATGGCCATAGCTCTAGACGGCAAAGGTAACTGGTCTTCGTTTAAGCCTCTCGGGTAACCCTTGCCATCGATACGTTCGTGGTGTCCGCTGGCAATGTCAGGAATGTTCTTGAGATAAGATGGGTAAGGGAGCTTGTTGAGCATGGTGAAGGTTTGAATGATATGGTCGTTTATCATGAAGCGTTCTTCGTCGTTTAAGGTACCGCGACGTACTTTCAAATTGTGCAATTCACCTTGGTTGTACTTGACTTCACCAGGTTTGAGTACAAACGCTTCTTGCCACACGTCGGCTGGGTTAAAGCCATTATCCCAAGGTATTTTATGTTCGGGTTTATCGACAAGTAGCGGCTCCATCACGGGCAGCGTTTGGTCTTTGATTCTTGGCTCAATTTCATCTTTTTCAGCCGGATCTTGCTGCGTGTTAAATCTCTCTTTTTCAGACCAAGATAAACCTAGCTGATCGTCGAGTGTTCGTTTCCATTGGCGCTTGGCTATTTGGTCTAAGCGCTCTAGTTGCTCATCCGTCATAGACTCCCCACCAAGGTTACACTCGGCTACGAAGGCAAACTCTTCATCCAATTCAGATAAACTTTGCTCGAGAACTTTCAGCTGATCTTCTTGAAGCGCTCCGTTCGCTATGGCTTTCCAGTAGTCGGTTTCAGCCTGTTGTTTTAACAGTTCGAAACGCATTCGCACTTCGTGGATTCGGTCGTAAATGGTTTCCAATTTTGTAGCTTTGTCTACGACATACTCAGGTGTGGTTACCTTGCCGCAGTCATGAAGCCAAGCGGCGAGCATTAACTCTTCCCACTGTTTACTATCCAATGAGAATTGCGGGTAATAACGGTCATCATCAATGGTTGCTTGAGTCAGCCATTTGGTCAGTTCAGGCACTCGTTGGCAGTGCCCGCCTGTGTAAGGTGATTTGGTATCAATCGCTGATGCAATCAACTCGATAAAGGCGTTAAGCATGTCTTTTTGTTGCTGCATTTGGTCAATGTTATCTTTGGCTATTTCCGCAAAACTGAGCAGTTCTCGTAAGAAGGCGTGCTTGTCTGCCTGCATCTTGGTAATCGGTCTTTCATAGCCAATTGCGACGATACCCACCAACAACTTCTCACGGTTTAATAGTGGAAACAGGTACAGATCTGAATTGAAGATCGAATCTTGGTAATAGTTGAGAACATTGTCTTCTCGGTTTAAGTGGATGGTTTCTCCAGATTTAAGCTGGCACAGCAACCAAGGGGTGTGCTTGATGAAGTCATTGATGTCGGCCTTAAAGGGAAGAATGGCGAGGTTCGCGGCCGTATCAAACACATCTTTCTCTTTTGATTGAGTGAAGAGGACGATGGTTTCTGCTTTGGTAATTAAATAGCTTTGATGAGCAATATTCTTGGCTAAGATCGAAAACTCCTGATTACCTGCCGTGTCTCGAAGTAGCGTAATCAGATCATGAAGCGTGTGTTCCATCAGCTCAATCGAGTGGGCGAGGTTAGCCACTTCTTGAATCATGCTTTTGGGATAATGAGTTCGCCTGAAGTCAAATCGTGCGATGTTGTCGGTGAGTTGCATCAGTGTATTGAGCGGCTGAGACAGACGATTAGCAACAAACCATACGATAGCGAAGCAGATGAACAACATACCAATCGCGACCGCAACTTGCTTGTCTCGCATTGAGATAAGATCAGCGAGCAGTTCATTGTGTGGCGTCGCTTCTGCCAAATATAAAGTGACATTTTGAGTGAGTTCAACAGGCGTTAGCGTTAATGCCCAAGTGTTTAAGTTGTACTCAACGTTTTTTAAGTTGAGGTTTAATTTCTCCTCGTCGGAGATAAGTGGTGCTATGACGGATGCTTTCAATGCTTCCATCTGTTCACGCTTTGGCACATTAAAAAAGCTTAGATCTTGTTCACTGCCAGAGAGTTTGCCCGTCGCTTGGTTATTCGTTTTCTCAGCTTTACTTGTGTCGTTGGGCGGGGAGGTAAGCTTGGGGATCGATAAATCAAGTTGATGCTGACCGAGAAGATTAAAATGTTGATCGAACAAGGCGAGTCGGGTTTGCGGAGAGTAGGCCAATTCACTGATCTGGGAAGAGAGAGATTTCAACGTGAAGTCGGCACCAACGACATGCTTGCCATCCAATGAACGTCTAGAAAGCGTAATGCCATTGGTTTGCAGGAAATAGAATAGGTAGGGCTCAGAAAGTTGTATTGAGCCGTCAGGCTTTGCGTTACGAAACCAAGGTCGAGTAGTGGGGTTGAACTTACTCTCTGCTTGGCTGGTGCTGATCACTTGATGTGCGCCATCAAGGAAGGTAATAAAGTTTTCACCGTCTAGATTGGTGCTGCTGACCATCATGGTCGCTTTGGCGGGGGCGTTATTGTCGGCTCTCTGTTTAATGGATCTCAGAGGGCGAAATATTCTGAAGTCACCATCTTCAGAACCATAAAATAGAGCGACCAAATTGGTGTTTTGTTTGAAGATGATATCGACCGAAGCAAGCCAAGATTCTTTTTCGACGGAGGAGGTTTGATGAGCAACAAACGGGCTCACTGCCATCACGTTTAAAGTTGTGATGACTGGGGCAATAGCTTGTTTAAATACCGATTCCAGTTTATCGCGATGTTCATTACTGACTTCGCGCACTGTGCCTAAAAGCAGTTCTTGAGAATGCCGATAACTTATCGAAATCAGTACGGTACCGACAAGAGTGGTCAAAATTAAGAAAAGGCTAGTGATGTGGATGCTCAGCGGATATCGTCTTCTTCTCATCTAACACTCCAGTTTGTAGACTGG
The nucleotide sequence above comes from Vibrio atlanticus. Encoded proteins:
- a CDS encoding HD domain-containing phosphohydrolase gives rise to the protein MRRRRYPLSIHITSLFLILTTLVGTVLISISYRHSQELLLGTVREVSNEHRDKLESVFKQAIAPVITTLNVMAVSPFVAHQTSSVEKESWLASVDIIFKQNTNLVALFYGSEDGDFRIFRPLRSIKQRADNNAPAKATMMVSSTNLDGENFITFLDGAHQVISTSQAESKFNPTTRPWFRNAKPDGSIQLSEPYLFYFLQTNGITLSRRSLDGKHVVGADFTLKSLSSQISELAYSPQTRLALFDQHFNLLGQHQLDLSIPKLTSPPNDTSKAEKTNNQATGKLSGSEQDLSFFNVPKREQMEALKASVIAPLISDEEKLNLNLKNVEYNLNTWALTLTPVELTQNVTLYLAEATPHNELLADLISMRDKQVAVAIGMLFICFAIVWFVANRLSQPLNTLMQLTDNIARFDFRRTHYPKSMIQEVANLAHSIELMEHTLHDLITLLRDTAGNQEFSILAKNIAHQSYLITKAETIVLFTQSKEKDVFDTAANLAILPFKADINDFIKHTPWLLCQLKSGETIHLNREDNVLNYYQDSIFNSDLYLFPLLNREKLLVGIVAIGYERPITKMQADKHAFLRELLSFAEIAKDNIDQMQQQKDMLNAFIELIASAIDTKSPYTGGHCQRVPELTKWLTQATIDDDRYYPQFSLDSKQWEELMLAAWLHDCGKVTTPEYVVDKATKLETIYDRIHEVRMRFELLKQQAETDYWKAIANGALQEDQLKVLEQSLSELDEEFAFVAECNLGGESMTDEQLERLDQIAKRQWKRTLDDQLGLSWSEKERFNTQQDPAEKDEIEPRIKDQTLPVMEPLLVDKPEHKIPWDNGFNPADVWQEAFVLKPGEVKYNQGELHNLKVRRGTLNDEERFMINDHIIQTFTMLNKLPYPSYLKNIPDIASGHHERIDGKGYPRGLNEDQLPLPSRAMAIADVFEALTSSDRPYKKGKLLSESLNIMTDMATSGHIDPKLYLLFLENKIYDKYAERFLETKQRCKIEPNEHIDRVKEYIRSLF